Proteins encoded in a region of the Zea mays cultivar B73 chromosome 2, Zm-B73-REFERENCE-NAM-5.0, whole genome shotgun sequence genome:
- the LOC100217100 gene encoding E3 ubiquitin-protein ligase Os04g0590900 — MASSPLAISGTQPTWVPYEPTKDCSQGLCSMYCPQWCYFIFPPPPPFDVGGPSPDDSSGPVFSPLVIAIIGVLAIAFLLVSYYTFISRYCGTFRSFRGRVFSSSSGGGGGARGSGGGGGGGGGQGQSRSQESWNISPSTGLDETLISKIALCKYRRGDASSVHATDCPVCLGEFRDGESLRLLPKCSHAFHQQCIDKWLKSHSNCPLCRSNITFITVGAGQMLPTPQDAAGRRGPGEGVGRDAAAAAAAAAHEVVVAMDDLEIMCEEQQSMAGSTDGDEREASGGPEGPDEADSKAEEIREERPPPPPMKLWGPSSSEPDPISHDVRMSIADVLHASMEDERMAARDGGAGTSRRWCHGENSKGGRSSSRRALQDGTDTKRLPPAGRSCFSSNSKSGRGRGPDHPM, encoded by the coding sequence ATGGCCTCGTCACCGCTTGCAATCTCGGGGACGCAGCCTACCTGGGTCCCCTATGAACCAACCAAAGATTGCTCTCAGGGCCTGTGCAGCATGTACTGCCCCCAGTGGTGCTACTTCATCTTCCCTCCGCCTCCGCCGTTCGACGTGGGCGGGCCCAGCCCGGACGACTCCTCCGGCCCCGTCTTCTCTCCGCTCGTCATCGCTATCATCGGCGTCCTGGCGATCGCCTTCCTCCTCGTCAGCTACTACACTTTCATCTCCAGGTACTGTGGCACCTTCCGTTCCTTCCGGGGCCGGGTCTTCAGTTCCAGCTcaggtggtggcggtggtgcccgcggcagcggcggcggcggcggcggaggaggaggccagGGACAGTCCAGGAGCCAAGAGTCGTGGAACATCTCGCCGTCGACGGGGCTGGACGAGACCCTGATCAGCAAGATCGCCCTGTGCAAGTACAGGCGCGGTGACGCGTCGTCGGTCCACGCCACGGACTGCCCCGTGTGCCTCGGCGAGTTCAGGGACGGGGAGAGCCTGCGGCTGCTGCCCAAGTGCAGCCACGCCTTCCACCAGCAGTGCATCGACAAGTGGCTCAAGTCGCACTCCAACTGCCCGCTGTGCCGCTCCAACATCACGTTCATCACCGTGGGGGCGGGGCAGATGCTGCCGACGCCGCAGGACGCTGCGGGCCGCCGTGGTCCAGGCGAGGGTGTTGGGAGagatgccgccgccgccgccgccgccgccgcccatgAGGTGGTTGTGGCGATGGACGACTTGGAGATCATGTGCGAAGAGCAGCAGAGCATGGCGGGCAGCACGGACGGTGATGAGCGGGAGGCGAGTGGTGGCCCGGAGGGACCGGACGAGGCCGACAGCAAGGCCGAGGAGATCAGAGAAgagcgcccgccgccgccgccgatgaaGCTGTGGGGGCCTTCGTCGTCGGAGCCAGACCCGATCAGCCACGACGTCCGCATGTCCATCGCCGACGTCCTGCATGCCAGCATGGAGGACGAGCGGATGGCGGCCAGGGACGGCGGCGCCGGCACGTCGAGGCGGTGGTGCCATGGCGAGAACAGCAAGGGGGGACGCAGCAGCAGCCGGCGTGCGCTGCAGGACGGCACGGACACGAAGCGGTTGCCTCCTGCTGGGCGGTCCTGCTTCAGCAGCAACAGCAAGAGCGGGAGGGGGAGGGGCCCGGATCATCCGATGTGA